A region of Micromonospora sp. WMMD882 DNA encodes the following proteins:
- the cysS gene encoding cysteine--tRNA ligase: protein MTLRLYDTASRSVRDFVPLEAGRVGVYLCGLTLQAPPHIGHLRSGVNYDVLRRWLLAKGFEVTFIRNLTDIDDKLLVKSCEQDRPFWSIAYDNEVILAAAYRALNVLPPTYEPRATGHVPEMHELIATLVDRGHAYPATDGSGDVYFDVASWPAYGELSGQSPDAMQSAGDAPDRGKRDPRDFALWKGVKADEPGDAYWPSPWGRGRPGWHIECSAMCWRYLGGEFDIHGGGLDLTFPHHENEIAQSRAAGLPFARYWVHHGLLSLGGAKMGKSAGNALDLAYVDSLGVRPVELRYYFASAHYRSRIDYTEDALRESATAYRRVEGFVQRAAERVGPGAPGGLPPEFVEAMDDDLNTSAALAVLHDLVRDGNTALTGGDDVTVRTTLAAVRAMLAILGVDPLDAAWTGGGRGDDLRGVVDSLVALALEQRAQARSRKDWAAADAVRDQLKQAGVVVEDTPQGPRWTIGEQD from the coding sequence GTGACGCTGCGCCTGTATGACACCGCCTCCCGATCGGTGCGGGATTTCGTCCCGCTGGAAGCCGGCAGGGTGGGGGTCTACCTGTGTGGTCTCACCCTCCAGGCGCCGCCACACATCGGTCACCTTAGATCAGGCGTCAACTACGACGTGTTGCGGCGCTGGCTGCTGGCGAAGGGTTTCGAGGTCACCTTCATCCGCAACCTGACCGACATCGACGACAAGCTGCTGGTCAAGTCGTGCGAGCAGGATCGACCGTTCTGGTCGATCGCGTACGACAACGAGGTGATCCTCGCCGCCGCGTACCGGGCGCTCAACGTGTTGCCGCCCACCTACGAGCCGCGCGCCACCGGGCACGTCCCGGAGATGCACGAGCTGATCGCCACGCTCGTCGATCGCGGGCACGCCTACCCGGCGACGGACGGCTCCGGCGACGTCTACTTCGACGTCGCCTCCTGGCCGGCGTACGGCGAGTTGTCCGGTCAGTCGCCGGACGCCATGCAGTCGGCCGGGGACGCCCCGGACCGGGGCAAGCGGGATCCGCGCGACTTCGCGCTGTGGAAGGGCGTCAAGGCGGACGAGCCGGGTGACGCGTACTGGCCGTCGCCGTGGGGGCGGGGCCGTCCCGGCTGGCACATCGAGTGCTCGGCGATGTGCTGGCGTTACCTGGGCGGGGAGTTCGACATCCACGGCGGCGGGCTCGACCTGACCTTCCCGCACCACGAGAACGAGATCGCCCAGTCCCGGGCCGCCGGGCTGCCGTTCGCCCGCTACTGGGTGCACCACGGCCTGCTCAGCCTCGGCGGGGCCAAGATGGGCAAGTCGGCGGGGAACGCTCTCGACCTGGCGTACGTCGACTCGCTCGGGGTGCGCCCGGTGGAGTTGCGTTACTACTTCGCCTCGGCGCACTACCGGTCCCGCATCGACTACACCGAGGATGCGCTGCGCGAGTCGGCGACCGCGTACCGGCGGGTCGAGGGTTTCGTGCAGCGGGCCGCCGAGCGGGTCGGTCCGGGCGCGCCGGGTGGGCTGCCGCCGGAGTTCGTCGAGGCGATGGACGACGACCTGAACACGTCCGCCGCGTTGGCCGTCCTGCACGACCTGGTCCGGGACGGCAACACCGCCCTGACCGGCGGGGACGATGTGACGGTCCGCACCACGCTGGCCGCCGTCCGGGCGATGCTGGCTATTCTCGGGGTCGATCCCCTGGACGCCGCCTGGACGGGCGGCGGTCGTGGCGACGACCTGCGTGGCGTCGTGGATTCTCTGGTCGCGCTGGCCCTGGAGCAGCGTGCCCAGGCGCGCAGCCGTAAGGACTGGGCCGCCGCCGACGCGGTCCGCGACCAGCTCAAGCAGGCCGGTGTGGTGGTCGAGGACACCCCCCAGGGCCCCCGTTGGACTATTGGAGAGCAGGACTGA
- the rlmB gene encoding 23S rRNA (guanosine(2251)-2'-O)-methyltransferase RlmB produces the protein MPGNSQRRGRRLTPKQGAPKGSGGKNRDSLAGRGRTLPADERPWHKAYSGTEQVPQRTAWKQDKERRAAAEEGRAPKIGQPGTKDTTWGKGSRAGVPLRNSGGRGAGRSTGAGRGGGPRVAPGRKSNPAKDGPELLVGRNPVLESLRALVPATALYTAQGIDVDDRIKEIIRTAADRGIANLEVSRAELDRMTGGVLHQGVGLQVPPFAYEPFEDLVAAALEQTAPLLVALDGVTDPRNLGAVIRSAAAFGAQGVFVPERRAAGITATSWRTSAGAVARVPVAQVTNLTRSLKACQNAGFMVVGLDADGETDLYDLEAAVGPLVVVVGSEGRGLSRLVGETCDLTVSIPMVSDVESLNASVAAAVTLAEVARRRAAA, from the coding sequence ATGCCCGGCAACTCACAGCGCCGTGGCCGGCGACTCACCCCCAAGCAGGGGGCCCCGAAGGGTTCCGGCGGCAAGAACCGCGACTCGCTCGCCGGGCGGGGCAGGACCCTCCCCGCCGACGAGCGCCCGTGGCACAAGGCGTACTCGGGTACCGAGCAGGTGCCCCAGCGGACGGCCTGGAAGCAGGACAAGGAGCGCCGCGCCGCCGCCGAGGAGGGCCGCGCGCCCAAGATCGGCCAGCCCGGCACCAAGGACACGACGTGGGGCAAGGGCAGCCGGGCCGGAGTGCCGCTGCGTAACAGTGGCGGTCGGGGCGCCGGCCGATCCACCGGCGCCGGGCGGGGCGGTGGCCCACGGGTGGCGCCGGGCCGGAAGTCGAACCCGGCGAAGGACGGCCCCGAGCTGCTGGTCGGCCGGAATCCGGTGCTGGAGTCGCTGCGCGCCCTGGTGCCGGCGACCGCGCTCTACACGGCGCAGGGCATCGACGTCGATGACCGGATCAAGGAGATCATCCGGACGGCCGCCGATCGGGGCATCGCCAACCTGGAGGTCAGCCGGGCCGAGCTGGACCGGATGACCGGCGGGGTGCTGCACCAGGGCGTCGGCCTCCAGGTGCCGCCGTTCGCGTACGAGCCGTTCGAGGATCTGGTCGCCGCCGCGCTGGAGCAGACCGCGCCGCTGCTGGTGGCGCTGGACGGGGTCACCGACCCGCGTAACCTCGGCGCGGTGATCCGTTCGGCCGCCGCGTTCGGCGCGCAGGGGGTCTTCGTGCCGGAGCGGCGGGCCGCCGGGATCACCGCCACCTCCTGGCGGACCAGCGCGGGCGCGGTGGCCCGGGTGCCGGTGGCCCAGGTGACCAACCTGACCCGGTCGTTGAAGGCCTGCCAGAACGCCGGGTTCATGGTGGTCGGGCTGGACGCCGACGGCGAGACCGACCTGTACGACCTGGAGGCGGCCGTCGGTCCGCTGGTCGTGGTAGTCGGCTCCGAGGGGCGGGGGCTGTCCCGGCTGGTCGGCGAGACGTGCGACCTGACCGTCAGCATCCCGATGGTCTCCGACGTCGAGTCGCTCAACGCCAGCGTCGCCGCCGCGGTCACCCTCGCCGAGGTGGCCCGCCGCCGCGCCGCCGCCTGA
- the ugpC gene encoding sn-glycerol-3-phosphate ABC transporter ATP-binding protein UgpC produces the protein MATVTYAKASRIYAGTERPAVNQLDLEIGDGEFLVLVGPSGCGKSTSLRMLAGLEDVDEGSIYIDQRDVTHLPPKARDIAMVFQNYALYPHMTVYENMAFALKLRKTSKAEIDRRVKEAASLLQLEEFLGRKPKALSGGQRQRVAMGRAIVREPQVFLMDEPLSNLDAKLRVQTRTQIASLQAKLGVTTVYVTHDQVEAMTMGHRVAVMLDGVLQQVDTPRALYDTPANVFVAGFMGSPAMNIKTVPLGENGASFAEMLIPLDRRQVEAARAEGGNGKVTVGFRPEDCDLVSPTEGGMPVVVELVEDLGSDANVYGHAALEGANERFVVRTDRRAMPNMGDTVFVKPRPGRTHVFNAATGHRI, from the coding sequence ATGGCCACGGTCACCTACGCCAAGGCGTCCCGCATCTACGCGGGCACCGAGCGTCCCGCCGTCAACCAGCTCGACCTGGAGATCGGCGACGGCGAGTTCCTCGTCCTGGTCGGCCCCTCCGGTTGCGGCAAGTCCACCAGCCTGCGGATGCTCGCCGGCCTGGAGGACGTCGACGAGGGCTCGATCTACATCGACCAGCGCGACGTCACGCACCTGCCGCCGAAGGCCCGCGACATCGCGATGGTCTTCCAGAACTACGCCCTCTACCCGCACATGACGGTGTACGAGAACATGGCGTTCGCGCTCAAGCTCCGCAAGACCTCGAAGGCGGAGATCGACCGGCGGGTGAAGGAAGCGGCCAGCCTGCTCCAGCTCGAGGAGTTCCTCGGCCGGAAGCCGAAGGCCCTCTCCGGCGGCCAGCGCCAGCGGGTCGCGATGGGCCGGGCCATCGTCCGGGAGCCCCAGGTCTTCCTCATGGACGAGCCCCTGTCGAACCTCGACGCCAAGCTCCGGGTGCAGACCCGTACCCAGATCGCGTCGTTGCAGGCCAAGTTGGGTGTCACCACCGTGTACGTCACCCACGACCAGGTCGAGGCGATGACCATGGGTCACCGGGTGGCGGTCATGCTCGACGGCGTCCTCCAGCAGGTGGACACCCCCCGGGCGCTCTACGACACCCCGGCCAACGTCTTCGTCGCCGGCTTCATGGGCTCCCCCGCCATGAACATCAAGACCGTGCCGCTGGGCGAGAACGGCGCCTCGTTCGCCGAGATGCTCATCCCGCTGGACCGCAGGCAGGTCGAGGCGGCCCGCGCCGAGGGCGGCAACGGCAAGGTGACCGTGGGCTTCCGTCCGGAGGACTGCGACCTGGTCAGCCCGACCGAGGGCGGCATGCCCGTCGTCGTCGAGCTGGTCGAGGACCTCGGCTCCGACGCCAACGTCTACGGCCACGCCGCGCTGGAAGGCGCGAACGAGCGGTTCGTGGTGCGTACCGACCGGCGGGCCATGCCGAACATGGGTGACACCGTGTTCGTCAAGCCGCGCCCCGGCCGTACCCACGTGTTCAACGCCGCCACCGGGCACCGGATCTGA